The following are encoded together in the Lathyrus oleraceus cultivar Zhongwan6 chromosome 3, CAAS_Psat_ZW6_1.0, whole genome shotgun sequence genome:
- the LOC127131601 gene encoding uncharacterized protein LOC127131601, with amino-acid sequence MAEQEQESVRVRAELDEIKGGMSQMREMLQALTFRFEVPQATVISETTGPAVEVPPQRTLPSTLPPYGLPYDFVPRAEVVHEMGQSVQQAVPLPVYTDARPLIHIVVPPSAYARHVPHYEDQNHMYQTVDSTVAGDEVRFEDFREVKQNMQLLEKKFRDLEGDHVFGSAAKEMCFVSGLVVPAKFKTPDFDKYKGHTCPKSHLIMYYRKMAAHVEDDKLMIHCFQDSLSGAPSKWYLSLDQNRIRCFQDLSDAFIKHYKYNMDMAPDRRQLQSMFQHDKESFKEYAQRWRELASQVEPPLAEKELAELFIDTVQPQFYEKMVGSASLGFSELVAIGARVEYGVRNGKLAVVAGISSANPKKFSGGFPRKKEGEQIP; translated from the coding sequence ATGGCTGAACAAGAACAAGAGAGCGTCCGAGTTAGAGCTGAACTAGACGAAATCAAGGGAGGCATGTCCCAGATGCGAGAGATGCTGCAAGCTTTAACCTTCAGGTTTGAGGTTCCACAAGCGACCGTTATTTCAGAGACCACGGGCCCAGCAGTAGAAGTCCCACCTCAGAGGACGTTACCCTCAACCCTTCCTCCATATGGGCTACCCTATGATTTCGTCCCCCGAGCGGAGGTGGTGCATGAAATGGGGCAATCTGTCCAACAAGCTGTGCCATTACCAGTTTACACCGACGCACGTCCATTGATCCATATTGTGGTTCCACCATCCGCCTATGCTAGGCATGTTCCTcattatgaagatcaaaaccACATGTATCAGACTGTTGACTCAACCGTTGCTGGTGACGAAGTAAGGTTTGAGGACTTCAGGGAGGTAAAGCAGAACATGCAGCTCCTTGAGAAGAAGTTCCGAGATCTAGAAGGAGACCACGTCTTTGGATCTGCCGCCAAAGAAATGTGCTTTGTATCCGGGTTGGTGGTTCCAGCAAAATTCAAAACCCCGGACTTCGACAAATACAAGGGGCATACTTGTCCAAAGagccatctcatcatgtattacCGCAAAATGGCTGCACACGTGGAGGACGACAAGCTGATGATTCACTGTTTTCAGGACAGCTTGAGTGGGGCTCCTTCCAAGTGGTATCTAAGTCTGGATCAGAACAGGATCAGGTGTTTCCAAGACCTGTCAGATGCGTTCATAAAACAttacaaatacaacatggacatggcgcctgacagaagACAGTTGCAGAGCATGTTCCAGCATGACAAAGAGTccttcaaagaatatgctcagagatggagggagctgGCTTCTCAAGTTGAACCACCTCTTGCTGAAAAGGAATTGGCTGAACTGTTCATCGACACTGTCCAACCCCAATTCTACgagaagatggttggaagtgCTTCTTTGGGATTCTCCGAGCTTGTTGCTATAGGAGCTCGCGTGGAATATGGTGTAAGGAATGGCAAACTGGCGGTTGTAGCTGGAATTTCAAGTGCTAATCCAAAGAAGTTCTCTGGAGGGTTTCCCAGGAAGAAAGAGGGGGAACAAATACCGTGA
- the LOC127131602 gene encoding proline-rich protein 3-like yields MYPVQYAPQPYVAAVTPAFNQQPAQAYQAPPVYRPAPVQQRAAAPPAYQQAPAAPVYQQPRAQAPRQNAQNQNRRQGERTTFNPIPMSYTELYPSLLQKGLVVPRPLGPPPDRLPPWYNPNAHCPFHEGAPRA; encoded by the coding sequence ATGTATCCCGTCCAGTATGCTCCGCAACCATATGTGGCTGCTGTGACGCCTGCATTCAATCAACAACCTGCTCAGGCTTATCAAGCGCCTCCGGTTTATCGACCAGCTCCAGTTCAACAACGTGCTGCGGCTCCTCCAGCTTATCAACAAGCACCAGCAGCTCCTGTTTATCAACAACCGAGAGCTCAAGCGCCAAGGCAAAATGCTCAAAACCAAAACAGAAGGCAAGGGGAAAGGACGACCTTCAATCCAATCCCAATGTCGTACACTGAGTTGTATCCCTCCCTATTGCAAAAGGGGCTGGTGGTTCCCAGACCTTTGGGACCTCCACCTGATCGTCTTCCTCCATGGTACAACCCTAATGCACACTGTCCTTTCCATGAAGGTGCCCCCCGGGCATGA